Below is a genomic region from Deltaproteobacteria bacterium.
CGAAGCTGTGGTCACTCGGGCTCGAGGCCGGCGTCCCCGACTTGATCATCGTCGACCCGACCGGTCGACACCCCGCCGCCGCGCTCGAACTCAAGGCACCGCGCGGCCGGGTCAGCGACGCGCAGAAGCGATGGCATGCAGACCTGCTCGCGCGCGGATGGGCCGTCGCGACGACCTGCGGACTCGACGAAGCGCTCGCACAGCTGCGGGCATGGGGGTATCTCGAATGACCGCAGAAGAGATCACGAAAAAGAACCTGACGTTCGTCATCGAAGAATCGATCTACGACCTCTTCATCGAGCAGCAGGA
It encodes:
- a CDS encoding VRR-NUC domain-containing protein, giving the protein MRRPRTTTKTKVRTTRRRQPEEQIQMHLVGLLRKAGVRFFHVPNGSKATASYRAKLWSLGLEAGVPDLIIVDPTGRHPAAALELKAPRGRVSDAQKRWHADLLARGWAVATTCGLDEALAQLRAWGYLE